In a genomic window of Zingiber officinale cultivar Zhangliang chromosome 9B, Zo_v1.1, whole genome shotgun sequence:
- the LOC122024001 gene encoding vacuolar protein sorting-associated protein 20 homolog 2-like → MGNIFVKKPKITEVDRAILSLKTQRRKLAQYQQQLEVVIEAEKQAARDLIREKRKDRALLALKKKKTQEELLKQVDGWLINVEQQLADVELASRQKAIFESLKAGSNAIKSIQSEISLEDVQKLMDDSAEAKAYQEEINAILGESLSPEDEEEVLAEFENLETEITLQSLPTVPSQALEPIADSQVEIKEDELIDLPDVPSGDISNQAARKTKEEPLPA, encoded by the exons ATGGGCAACATATTCGTGAAGAAGCCCAAGATCACGGAGGTGGATCGAGCCATCCTGTCTCTCAAGACACAACGCCGTAAGCTCGCTCAGTACCAGCAGCAG CTTGAAGTTGTGATTGAAGCTGAGAAACAAGCTGCTAGGGACTTGATTCGGGAGAAGAGGAAAGATCGGGCATTGCttgcacttaagaagaagaaaactcaagaagAGCTACTCAAACAAGTTGATGGTTGGCTTATAAACGTTGAGCAGCAA TTGGCAGATGTTGAATTAGCAAGCAGACAGAAAGCTATATTTGAAAGCCTGAAGGCAGGAAGTAATGCCATTAAGTCTATACAAAGTGAGATCAGTTTGGAGGATGTTCAGAAGCTTATGGATGATTCCGCTGAGGCAAAGGCTTATCAAGAG GAAATAAATGCAATCCTGGGAGAGAGTCTATCTCCCGAAGATGAGGAAGAGGTTCTAGCAGAGTTTGAGAATTTGGAAACTGAG ATTACCCTCCAATCCTTGCCTACAGTTCCTTCTCAGGCATTAGAGCCTATAGCTGATTCCCAGGTCGAGATCAAAGAAGATGAGCTTATCGATCTTCCTGATGTACCCTCTGGTGACATCTCAAATCAAGCAGCAAGAAAAACAAAAG AGGAGCCACTGCCTGCATGA